In Candidatus Caldatribacterium sp., the genomic stretch GCGTATCGGTAAGGGAGATATCGTACTCCTTGTAGGTTTCGGCGCAGGTCTCACGTGGGGGGCTGCGCTCATAGAGTGGTAAAGGGGGTTGGGCAGTTGGCACGACGAGTGGTTGTCACAGGTATCGGGGTTATAAGCCCTGTGGGTACGGGTAAGGAGAAATTCTGGCAGTCTCTCCTTGAGGGGAAGTCGGGCATCGATATCATCCAGAGCTTTGATCCCACTCCGTTCGAGAGCAGGATTGCAGGAGAGGTTAGGGACTTCAACCCCGAGGGTTTCTTGCCCAAGAAAGAAGCAAGGAGAATGGACCGTTTCTCTCAGTTTGCTGTTTGTGCCTCCCTCATGGCTCTGAAGGACGCTCAGCTCGATCTCAATCGAATCAACCGGGAGAGAGCGGGAGTCATTCTTGGATCCGGTATCGGGGGCATTCGAACCTTCGAAGAGCAGTACCGAGTACTCCTTGAACGGGGACCTCAGAAGGTGAGCGCTTTCTTCATCCCCATGATGATTGTGAACATGGGGGCAGCAAACGTGGCCATTCAGCTCGGTCTCAAGGGTCCAAATAGCTGCGTTTCCACCGCCTGCGAAGCATCGACTCATGCCTTGGGAGAGGCCCTCCGCATTATCCAGCGGAACGAAGCCGACATTATGATTGCCGTTGGGGCTGAGGCGTCTATTACCCCCTTGGCCATCGCTGGTTTCTGTGCCATGAAGGCGCTGTCGACCCGCAACGACGAGCCCCAGAAAGCTTCTCGCCCCTTTGATCGTAACCGCGACGGGTTTGTTATGGCTGAAGGAGCTTGTGCTCTTGTTCTTGAAGCGGAAGAGGTGGCTCTCAATCGGGGTGCGCGGATTTATGCCGAGCTCAAAGGATATGCCTCGACCTGTGATGCGTACCACATTACCGCTCCTGATCCAGAGGGCGAGGGAGCAGCTCGGGCCATGCGCCTTGCTCTTGAGGATAGCGGTGTATCACCTGATGAGGTGGACTACATTAACGCCCATGGTACCTCCACTCCCCTCAACGACCGCACCGAGACCCTTGCCATCAAGAAGGTTTTCGGTGAGCGGGCGTACCGAATCAAAATCAGTTCCACGAAGTCCATGGTTGGTCATCTCCTTGGAGCGGCGGGAGCCATTGAAGCAGCGGCCACGGTTCTTTCAATTTACCATCAAGTTGTCCATCCCACCATCAACCTTGAAGAGCCTGATCCTGAGTGCGATCTCGATTACACCCCTTGGAAAGCCCACCCCCTTGAGATCCGTAACGCTCTTTCGAATTCCTTCGGCTTTGGGGGGCACAACGGGACTCTGGTTTTTGGGAGGTACGAGGGGTGAGCACTGTGGCGGTTTGGATATTCCCGGTGAACTATCTCTTAGGGTCTTTACCCTGTGGGCTTTTGGTCACATGGGCTTTCCGGGGTGTGGATCTCCGCAAGTACGGAAGTGGGAATATCGGAGCGACGAATGTCTCTCGAGTGGCAGGATTTTTCCCTGCTCTTCTTGCCGGTGTGGGAGACGCTCTCAAAGGTTTCCTCGGGGCATACCTTGCTTTTCGGTTTTTCGGGGTGTCTCCTCTCTTTCTCGCCGCGGCCTTTCTTGTCATTGTGGGGCATGACTGGTCGTGCTTTTTGAGGTTCAGAGGAGGTAAGGGAGTGGCCACGACACTCGGAGTACTCTTTTTCCTCTCCTGGCAAGCGGCTCTTCTGTGCTTTTTGACCTGGGTTCTTATGGTGGTACTCACGAGGTACTCCTCTCTTGGGTCTCTGAGTGGAGCAGCAGCTATGCCGGTTTTCCTTTTCCTTTTCCATCGACCTCCGGTTTTCGTATGGTGGGGAATACTGGCGGCAATCTGTGTGTTTGTAAGGCACAAAGACAATATTCGCCGACTCACACAAGGGAAAGAGCTGAAAATCGGCGAGAAAGGATGTGGAGAAGGTGGACGAAGGAATTTTGGAATTGAATGAGACGAATTTTGACGAAGAAGTGCTCCGTTCCCCCATGCCAGTTCTTGTGGATTTCTGGGCGACCTGGTGCATGCCCTGCCGTATGATGGCTCCGGTGGTTGCTGATATTGCGCGAGAGTGGGCCGGACGGGTTAAGGTGGGGAAAGTGAATACAGACGATGCTCCATCCTTAGCCATGCGGTATGGGGTCCATGCCATTCCCACTCTCATCTTCTTCCAGGACGGGAAGGAAGTGGAACGAGTCGTGGGGTATGTTCCAAAGAAAAGCCTCGAAGAACGGTTACGAAGGATTCTGGGCGAGGCATAGACTCTCGTACCTTTTTGTCCTTGCCGCAGTTCTCCTTTTTCTCCAGGGCGCAGAGGCCATTGAGGTTCAGGGAGAACGTGTTTTTGGCCTGAATGCCCTGCGCCTTGTTCGGGAGAACATCCAAGCGGGGAAGAGAATCGCCCTTACCTTTGACGATGCCCCGAATGGGTACACAGGGGAGATTCTTGCTGTTCTTGAGAGATTCAAGGTACGGGCGACCTTTTTCCTTGTCGGATCTCAGGTTCTGCGCCATCCAGAGCTTGTGCATCTCATTGTTGCTGCAGGACATGAGATTGGGAATCACTCCTTTTCCCATGTGCTGACCAAGGGATGTTTGGAGAAAGAGATTCGGGAGGACATTGAGCGGGCCGAAAGGGCTATTCTTGAAGTTACGGGTCAACTTCCTCTGTACTTTCGACCTCCAGGGGGGCTTGTGACCCAGGATGTGCAACGGGCCTGTGGGGCTTTGGGGTATACCCTCGTTCTCTGGAGTGTGGACTCAGGGGATTGGAAGGCAAAGGACGGAGAAGAAGTGGTGACTTCTGTTCTCCAGAGAGTGCACCCCGGTGCCATTGTTCTTTTCCATCCTCTTCCCTGCACCGTTCGGGCACTCCCTCAGGTGCTCCAAGCCCTCGAAGAGAGGGGATATGAGGTTGTTCCCCTCTCGCTTCTTTTGTGGCCATGATGGAGCGACTCTTCTGGCCTAAAGAGTGGGCTTTTCTTGAGGAAGCTCTTTCGGATTTTCGGGGAACCATTGTGGCTGTGGCTCCCCCTGATCGGGGGAAAACGACCCTCGTGCGTCTCCTTGTAGAGATGTTCCTTCGGGAGGGGAAGCGGGTCGGGTGGGTGGATACAGACCCTGGTCAATCCCAGATTGGGCCCCCAACAACCCTTGGAGCCGCGGTGCTTTCAGGACGGGCAAATCCAAAGGATCTCCTCTTTACAACCCATTTTCGATTCTTTGGGGATACAACACCAGAGCGGGATATCGTTGCCTTTGCGTACCTTGCTTGGGATCTCGTGCGCACGGTCAGGAAAAAGAGCGATGTTGTTCTCGTCGATACCTGTGGGCTTTTCCATTCGTTGCCAGGATACTACCTCAAGACGCTCAAGATTCGGCTCATCGACCCAGAAATTGTTCTCGCCCTGGGTGAGGAGGAAGAGTTCGCCCTTTTTGCCTCTTTTTTGAAGGAACGCCTTCTTGTTCTTCCTGTGCCCTCCGAAGCCTTAGCGAAATGCTCCGAGGTGCGCCGAAGGCACCGAAAGAAGCTCTTTGCCCTGTACTTTTCTGGCGGGAGGGAGATGCGCCTTCCGGTACAGGCGCTCCGCTTTTCTCTCCCCTGCTACCCATCCTTTTTCTCTTGGAAGGCGGAAAGAGAAGAGGAAGGTATGCGATTTGCAAGCCTTGGAGAAGAGGTTTTTCTCCCTTTCGAAGGGGAAGAAATGGGGATTATCTGTGGACTTTACAGCGGGGATGGGAGAGACCTTGGTCTTGGGGTTCTTGAAGGGGTTTCCTGGGAGGAGGAACTCCTTTCCATCTGGGGAGTTCAGTGCGTCCCCGGGAGAATTGAAGCTGTCGTTCCCGGGGCCTTGAGGGTATCAAGAGACGGGGAGGAGAGGGGACGTCGCAGTATGTACTTTCCTCCCTTTCGTCTTTTCAGAGCTCCACGGCAAGCACTGTGACTCCAGGGATGCGGGAAAGCGCCTCTTCTAAGGCTTTGGTATCCTCTCCTTTCCCCCGAAGCTCAAGGATAACAAGGCCGTCTTCGGCGCAGTACGTGGGAGACGCTTCATGGAGACCAAGTCGAGCTCGTATGAGGCGTCCGAATTCGGTGAGGGTTTTCTGAACCTCTGGAGCAGCTTGAGAACGGCGGTCAATCTTCACAAGAAGGAGATTACAGCTCACCTTTTTACCTCCTTTTTTCGTATTATAGCAGATTCGGTATAATAGCAGAAAAAGGGGGTAGCGCTGTGCCTTTTGCTGTAGTCATGGCTGGTGGGAAAGGAGAACGCCTCTGGCCGTTGAGCCGGAGCCATCGACCGAAGCAATTTGTGAGGTTCTTTGGAAAGACCCTTCTTGCCCGCACGGTCGAGCGCATTCTTCCTCTGGTTGGGGTTGAGAACCTTTACGTGGTTACCCAGAAGGAGCACGCTGCATCAGTTCTCGAAGAGCTTCCTTTTCTCTCGTCTCGCAACCTCATCCTTGAGCCGGTAGGGCGGAACACTGCTCCCTGCATTGGTCTTGCTGCGCTCTTTCTTTCCCGCTTTTCTTCGCCCCAGGAAGTTATGATTGTCCT encodes the following:
- the plsY gene encoding glycerol-3-phosphate 1-O-acyltransferase PlsY; translated protein: MAVWIFPVNYLLGSLPCGLLVTWAFRGVDLRKYGSGNIGATNVSRVAGFFPALLAGVGDALKGFLGAYLAFRFFGVSPLFLAAAFLVIVGHDWSCFLRFRGGKGVATTLGVLFFLSWQAALLCFLTWVLMVVLTRYSSLGSLSGAAAMPVFLFLFHRPPVFVWWGILAAICVFVRHKDNIRRLTQGKELKIGEKGCGEGGRRNFGIE
- a CDS encoding polysaccharide deacetylase family protein → MFQRKASKNGYEGFWARHRLSYLFVLAAVLLFLQGAEAIEVQGERVFGLNALRLVRENIQAGKRIALTFDDAPNGYTGEILAVLERFKVRATFFLVGSQVLRHPELVHLIVAAGHEIGNHSFSHVLTKGCLEKEIREDIERAERAILEVTGQLPLYFRPPGGLVTQDVQRACGALGYTLVLWSVDSGDWKAKDGEEVVTSVLQRVHPGAIVLFHPLPCTVRALPQVLQALEERGYEVVPLSLLLWP
- the trxA gene encoding thioredoxin — translated: MDEGILELNETNFDEEVLRSPMPVLVDFWATWCMPCRMMAPVVADIAREWAGRVKVGKVNTDDAPSLAMRYGVHAIPTLIFFQDGKEVERVVGYVPKKSLEERLRRILGEA
- the fabF gene encoding beta-ketoacyl-ACP synthase II, yielding MARRVVVTGIGVISPVGTGKEKFWQSLLEGKSGIDIIQSFDPTPFESRIAGEVRDFNPEGFLPKKEARRMDRFSQFAVCASLMALKDAQLDLNRINRERAGVILGSGIGGIRTFEEQYRVLLERGPQKVSAFFIPMMIVNMGAANVAIQLGLKGPNSCVSTACEASTHALGEALRIIQRNEADIMIAVGAEASITPLAIAGFCAMKALSTRNDEPQKASRPFDRNRDGFVMAEGACALVLEAEEVALNRGARIYAELKGYASTCDAYHITAPDPEGEGAARAMRLALEDSGVSPDEVDYINAHGTSTPLNDRTETLAIKKVFGERAYRIKISSTKSMVGHLLGAAGAIEAAATVLSIYHQVVHPTINLEEPDPECDLDYTPWKAHPLEIRNALSNSFGFGGHNGTLVFGRYEG